The following is a genomic window from Merismopedia glauca CCAP 1448/3.
AATTCACATCATCCATCTAGGATAACTAATAACATTAACAATATTATAGAGAGCGATCGCCAAGATTGGTCTGAAGCAACTCAAGATTTACTTGACGCTTTACCACCAATTTGGACGCGGGGTTTAGTTTATTTATTAATTATAGTTACTGGAATTACTTTCGCTTGGGGAAGTTTTTTTAAGATGCAGCAAACAGTCACTTTATCTGGTGAAATTTTACCCCAAGAAGCACTAGTTAAAATAGATACTCCTGTCACCGCTAAAGTCGAAAAAGTTCAAGTTAGATCGGGTGAGTTAGTTAAACTAGGTCAAACTTTAATTGAGTTAGAATCGGATTCATTAAATCAAAGTCCAACTCAGCATTCCAGGAAATTATTTGCGACAACTACGGGAATAATTCATCAGCTAGAAGTTACCAATTCGGGAGAAGTAGTAACTACTGGAGAAACCTTAGTCCAAATTATTCCTCAAAACTCAAATTGGAAATGGAAAACCCAGGTTAACTCTGAACAAATACAGGGTTTAAAACTTGGTTTACCCGTCAAACTCAACATTCTTTACGATGAGAAATACCCGACTTTATCTGGCAAAATTTCGCAAATTTTACCCAGCAAAAACCAGAGGAATACCTATGATTTAGAAATAGCGATCGCTCAAAATTGCCCAACCCCAAATAGTCAATGTCTTCCCCTCAAAATTGGACAGATAGCTACAGCCAAAATTCAACT
Proteins encoded in this region:
- a CDS encoding HlyD family efflux transporter periplasmic adaptor subunit — its product is MPETLNSHHPSRITNNINNIIESDRQDWSEATQDLLDALPPIWTRGLVYLLIIVTGITFAWGSFFKMQQTVTLSGEILPQEALVKIDTPVTAKVEKVQVRSGELVKLGQTLIELESDSLNQSPTQHSRKLFATTTGIIHQLEVTNSGEVVTTGETLVQIIPQNSNWKWKTQVNSEQIQGLKLGLPVKLNILYDEKYPTLSGKISQILPSKNQRNTYDLEIAIAQNCPTPNSQCLPLKIGQIATAKIQLKPTHPINLIFKHSD